The Canis aureus isolate CA01 chromosome 9, VMU_Caureus_v.1.0, whole genome shotgun sequence genome has a segment encoding these proteins:
- the LOC144319937 gene encoding disintegrin and metalloproteinase domain-containing protein 20-like produces the protein MSALHPKQLTGRSQTSSTPHPALSSALDRWLHDDSSIMALGEALVHITVTLLILWVGMSLFISGHSQAMPSQHFSPELVIPLKVTGRGRSAKSPGWLSYSLKFGGQRHIVHMRVKKFLLSKHFPVFTYTDQHALLQDQPFVPDDCYYHGYVEGISESLVALSTCSGGFRGMLQINDLAYEIEPISFSATFEHLVYKIDSGDTQFPPMRCGLTEEEIARHLQLRASYNSTLMQNSYLGWWTHLRFVELVVVVDHFRYLYCKSNVSLVQREVFDTVNIIGILYSPLEVEIVLNGIEIWSERNLISTDTIEQILGDFSAWKFSNLDDRLPHDTAHLFIKKNFGIKLGVAYVGGICHRLFNSGVDVFEEDRLYLFALTVTHELGHNMGMTHDTKECKCGLPWCIMYDSQSVTARFSNCSYAEYWNNILTKGLCIHSPPYPGNVFKVQYCGNLVIEEGEECDCGTTDQCVNDPCCLLNCTLKPGAACQFGICCKDCKLMPSGTLCRHQISECDLPEWCNGTFHQCPEDVYVQDGIPCGDNAYCYEGRCNNHDKQCREIFGKDARSASQSCYKEINTQGNRFGHCGITNLVYVKCEGPDILCGRVQCENVEMIPNLIQHSTVHQLHINDTTCWGTDFHLGMSIPDVGQVKDGTICGPEKICLHKKCVNMTYPPRKCHSNETCHMHGVCNNKQHCHCKHGWAPPYCKDAGLGGSVDSGPPPKEYVATLEAKALTTFILAEKYRHPQEI, from the exons ATGTCAGCCCTGCACCCTAAGCAGCTCACAGGGAGGAGCCAGACCAGCAGCACCCCACACCCTGCCCTCTCTTCTGCCCTGGACAGATGGCTCCATGATGACAGCTCCATAATGgcactgggtgaggccctggtgcacATCACGGTCACTCTTCTGATACTCTGGGTAGGAATGTCTCTGTTCATTTCTGGCCACTCTCAGGCAATGCCCTCCCAGCACTTCTCCCCAGAATTGGTGATCCCCTTGAAGGTGACTGGCAGGGGCAGAAGTGCAAAATCTCCAGGCTGGCTCTCCTACAGCCTGAAGTTTGGGGGCCAGAGACACATTGTCCACATGAGGGTCAAGAAGTTCTTGCTTTCCAAACACTTCCCAGTGTTCACCTACACGGACCAGCACGCCCTCCTCCAGGATCAGCCTTTTGTTCCTGATGACTGCTACTATCATGGTTATGTGGAAGGAATCTCTGAGTCCCTGGTTGCCCTCAGTACCTGTTCCGGAGGTTTTCGAGGAATGCTACAGATTAATGACCTTGCTTATGAAATTGAGCCAATTAGTTTTTCTGCCACATTTGAACACCTGGTGTATAAGATAGACAGTGGTGATACACAGTTCCCACCTATGAGATGTGGGttaacagaagaggaaatagCACGCCATTTGCAGTTGAGGGCATCATATAATTCTACTCTGATGCAAAATTCTTACTTGGGCTGGTGGACCCACTTGCGGTTTGTTGAGCTGGTCGTAGTTGTGGACCATTTTCGATACCTTTACTGTAAAAGTAATGTGTCATTAGTACAGCGTGAAGTATTTGATACTGTCAATATAATTGGTATCTTATATAGCCCTTTGGAGGTTGAAATAGTTTTGAATGGGATTGAAATCTGGAGTGAAAGAAACCTGATTTCCACTGATACTATAGAACAGATTTTGGGGGATTTTTCTGCTTGGAAGTTTTCCAATCTTGATGACCGACTCCCCCATGATACTGCccatcttttcattaaaaaaaattttggtatAAAGCTTGGAGTTGCCTACGTTGGAGGAATATGCCATCGTCTTTTTAATAGTGGAGTTGATGTCTTTGAAGAAGACCGTCTGTATCTTTTTGCACTTACTGTGACCCATGAACTTGGTCATAATATGGGTATGACTCATGATACTAAAGAATGTAAGTGTGGGCTTCCGTGGTGCATAATGTATGACTCCCAGAGTGTGACAGCTCGGTTCAGCAATTGCAGTTATGCCGAGTATTGGAACAATATTCTCACTAAGGGATTATGTATTCACTCACCTCCATATCCAGGGAATGTCTTTAAGGTACAGTACTGTGGGAACCTAGTGATTGAAGAAGGAGAGGAGTGTGATTGTGGGACCACAGACCAGTGTGTAAATGATCCCTGTTGTCTGTTGAACTGCACTCTGAAGCCTGGAGCTGCTTGTCAGTTTGGAATTTGTTGCAAAGACTGCAAGTTAATGCCATCAGGGACTTTGTGCAGACATCAGATCAGTGAATGTGACCTTCCAGAATGGTGCAATGGGACATTTCATCAATGCCCAGAAGATGTATATGTGCAGGACGGGATTCCCTGTGGTGACAATGCCTACTGCTATGAAGGGAGATGTAATAACCATGACAAACAGTGCAGGGAGATTTTTGGCAAAGATGCAAGGAGTGCATCTCAGAGTTGCTACAAAGAAATCAACACCCAAGGAAATCGATTTGGTCACTGTGGTATCACCAACCTAGTATACGTGAAATGTGAGGGCCCTGATATTCTGTGTGGGAGAGTGCAGTGTGAAAATGTAGAAATGATTCCTAATCTGATCCAACATTCTACAGTGCATCAGCTTCACATCAATGATACCACTTGCTGGGGCACTGATTTTCATTTAGGGATGTCCATACCTGATGTTGGTCAAGTCAAAGATGGCACAATATGTGGTCCAGAAAAGATCTGCCTCCATAAGAAGTGTGTCAATATGACCTATCCGCCACGAAAGTGTCATTCTAATGAGACCTGCCACATGCATGGAGTCTGTAATAATAAACAGCATTGCCACTGCAAGCATGGATGGGCACCTCCCTACTGCAAGGACGCAGGCCTTGGAGGCAGCGTGGACAGCGGGCCACCTCCTAAGGAATACGTGGCAACGCTCGAAGCAAAGGCATT AACCACCTTCATTCTTGCTGAGAAGTACCGGCACCCTCAAGAGATCTGA